The Methanococcoides methylutens MM1 genome has a window encoding:
- a CDS encoding M42 family metallopeptidase, which translates to MELEKLLEKLSNAHGISGYENTIKDIMEEEIKPYVDEARTDKMGNLITTKKGEGPAIMLAAHMDEIGLMVQYIDDNGFLRFVKIGGWFDQTLHSQRVVVHGSNGPITGVIGSKPPHVMKDEDRKLPVKAEDMFVDIGAKDKEDAINMGVDVGTAISIDRDYVPLANGLVTCKAFDNRAGVAMLIDAMKQLSETDVKATVHAVGTVQEEVGLKGARTSAFGLNPDVAIAVDVTFPGDHPGIDKKDSALEMGKGAVITVVDASGRGLIADRNVVKWLKETAEENDIPYQLNVGGGGTTDATAIHLTREGIPSSTISVPTRYIHSPVEVLSLEDLQACADLIAKAVLNIEKYF; encoded by the coding sequence ATGGAACTAGAGAAGCTACTTGAAAAGTTATCCAACGCACACGGCATATCCGGATATGAAAACACTATCAAGGATATCATGGAAGAAGAGATCAAACCATATGTAGATGAGGCAAGGACAGACAAGATGGGAAATCTCATCACCACAAAGAAAGGTGAAGGTCCTGCCATTATGCTGGCAGCACACATGGACGAGATTGGACTTATGGTCCAGTACATCGACGACAATGGATTCCTTCGTTTTGTGAAAATAGGAGGATGGTTCGACCAGACACTTCACAGCCAGAGAGTGGTCGTTCACGGAAGCAACGGTCCTATTACAGGCGTCATCGGTTCAAAACCACCTCATGTCATGAAGGATGAAGACAGGAAACTACCCGTAAAGGCAGAAGATATGTTCGTCGATATCGGTGCGAAGGACAAGGAGGACGCCATCAACATGGGAGTTGATGTAGGAACCGCAATCTCCATTGACAGGGATTACGTACCTCTTGCAAACGGCCTTGTCACATGTAAGGCATTCGATAACCGTGCAGGCGTTGCAATGCTCATTGATGCAATGAAACAGCTCTCTGAAACCGATGTAAAGGCAACTGTCCATGCTGTGGGAACCGTGCAGGAAGAAGTAGGTCTTAAAGGTGCACGCACATCCGCATTTGGACTGAACCCTGATGTTGCCATTGCAGTTGATGTTACATTCCCCGGAGATCATCCGGGTATTGACAAAAAGGATTCTGCATTGGAAATGGGAAAAGGTGCAGTTATCACTGTCGTGGATGCATCCGGAAGAGGGCTTATCGCAGATAGGAATGTCGTGAAATGGCTTAAGGAGACCGCTGAGGAGAATGACATCCCATACCAGCTCAATGTAGGCGGTGGCGGTACAACAGATGCTACTGCAATTCACCTCACCCGAGAAGGTATTCCTTCAAGCACCATCAGCGTACCTACAAGATACATCCACTCCCCTGTTGAAGTTCTGTCCCTGGAAGACCTTCAGGCATGTGCAGACCTTATCGCAAAGGCAGTGCTCAATATAGAAAAGTACTTCTAA
- the ilvC gene encoding ketol-acid reductoisomerase, which translates to MVEMFYDKDADLGALKGKTVAVMGYGSQGHAQAQNLHDSGLDVVIGLREGSRRWAQAENDGLKVMTVADAAKAADVIQILLPDEIQSQVYYAEIEPGLEAGNALVFSHGFNIHYNQIVPSKDVDVYMVAPKSPGHLVRRTYNEGAGVPGLIAVYQDATGNARKMALAHAKGVGCTRAGVIETTFREETETDLFGEQVDLCGGVASLIKTSFEVLVEAGYQPEMAYFETLHELKLIVDLIHEGGLEKMWYSVSNTAEYGGLTVGPQVINEESREAMYIALERIQNGEFAREFVLEGQTNHAVLTSMERLENEHPVEVVGKKLRAMMPWLNSELNEE; encoded by the coding sequence ATGGTAGAAATGTTCTATGACAAAGACGCCGATCTTGGCGCACTTAAAGGTAAAACAGTAGCTGTAATGGGCTACGGTAGCCAGGGACACGCACAGGCACAGAACCTTCACGACTCAGGCCTTGATGTTGTCATCGGTCTCAGAGAAGGCAGCCGCCGCTGGGCACAGGCAGAGAACGATGGTCTTAAGGTAATGACAGTTGCAGATGCTGCAAAGGCTGCAGACGTCATCCAGATCCTCCTTCCTGATGAGATCCAGTCACAGGTTTACTATGCAGAGATCGAGCCAGGGCTTGAAGCAGGCAATGCACTTGTATTCTCCCACGGTTTCAACATCCACTACAACCAGATCGTACCATCAAAGGATGTAGACGTATATATGGTCGCACCAAAGAGCCCGGGACACCTTGTAAGAAGGACATACAATGAAGGCGCTGGCGTACCAGGTCTTATCGCTGTCTACCAGGATGCAACAGGCAATGCCCGCAAGATGGCACTCGCACACGCAAAGGGTGTCGGTTGTACAAGAGCCGGTGTTATCGAGACAACCTTCCGTGAAGAAACCGAGACAGACCTGTTCGGTGAGCAGGTAGACCTCTGTGGTGGTGTCGCAAGCCTCATCAAGACATCCTTCGAAGTACTCGTTGAAGCAGGCTACCAGCCAGAGATGGCATACTTCGAGACACTCCACGAGCTCAAGCTCATCGTTGACCTCATCCACGAGGGCGGTCTTGAGAAGATGTGGTATTCAGTCTCCAACACAGCAGAATACGGTGGTCTCACAGTTGGCCCACAGGTCATCAACGAAGAGTCCCGTGAAGCAATGTACATTGCACTCGAGAGGATCCAGAACGGTGAGTTCGCACGTGAGTTCGTCCTTGAAGGACAGACAAACCACGCTGTACTTACCTCCATGGAGCGCCTGGAGAACGAGCACCCTGTCGAGGTCGTTGGTAAGAAGCTCAGGGCAATGATGCCATGGCTCAACAGCGAGCTCAACGAAGAGTAA
- the nadE gene encoding NAD(+) synthase produces MKIIEEINKDTEKNASKIRTFIKDCVKDFKKRGVVVGVSGGIDSAVILTLAVQTLGKENVYGLLLPEEESASASKELGARLCDTLGVSYEEVPITPILEALDIYGKKEQIIKRTCPEYNPDIHKTSLVLPSLLEDNMITIPSIRLVKDGEIVSKNRLKAKDYLELIGIQNVKQRSRMLVQYMYAEKNNYLVCGTTNKTEYFLGQFVKYGDGGVDIEPLSDCYKTQVYALAELLDVDKEIIDRPPSADTWSSYTSDEDFFWRMPIHIMDQLLYSQEHELPVDVIKENTELPEETINKAKRGIEKIRDASKYITSNPPICYLEK; encoded by the coding sequence ATGAAAATAATTGAGGAGATAAATAAAGATACAGAAAAGAACGCCTCTAAGATCAGGACTTTCATTAAAGACTGTGTGAAGGACTTTAAGAAAAGGGGAGTTGTGGTCGGAGTTTCAGGAGGTATCGATTCTGCAGTCATACTCACACTGGCTGTTCAGACACTGGGTAAGGAGAATGTTTACGGATTACTGCTTCCTGAAGAAGAATCAGCTTCAGCCAGCAAAGAACTCGGAGCAAGACTTTGTGACACATTGGGTGTTTCTTATGAAGAGGTCCCCATTACCCCTATCCTAGAAGCACTTGACATATACGGGAAAAAGGAGCAGATAATAAAGAGAACCTGCCCGGAATATAATCCGGATATTCACAAGACGTCACTTGTCCTGCCAAGTCTCTTAGAAGATAATATGATTACAATCCCATCCATCAGACTTGTGAAAGACGGTGAAATCGTTTCAAAGAATCGGTTGAAAGCAAAGGACTATCTCGAACTCATAGGGATCCAGAACGTGAAACAGAGATCAAGAATGTTGGTCCAATATATGTACGCTGAAAAGAACAATTATCTTGTATGCGGTACCACTAATAAGACCGAATACTTCCTTGGCCAATTCGTTAAATATGGTGATGGTGGAGTGGATATCGAACCTCTTTCAGACTGTTATAAAACCCAGGTCTACGCACTGGCAGAGCTGCTAGATGTCGATAAAGAAATAATAGATAGACCTCCAAGTGCAGATACATGGAGCAGCTACACATCTGATGAGGACTTCTTCTGGCGTATGCCAATTCATATCATGGACCAACTATTGTATTCTCAGGAACATGAACTACCTGTGGATGTGATTAAAGAGAATACAGAACTACCTGAGGAAACAATAAACAAAGCAAAAAGAGGCATTGAAAAAATAAGGGATGCATCCAAATATATCACATCGAACCCTCCGATATGCTATCTTGAAAAATGA
- a CDS encoding 3-oxoacyl-ACP reductase family protein, whose amino-acid sequence MLKDKVILITGASRGIGRATALLAAENHATVIINYNESKNGATDLVDEITEKGYKATMVKADVSVEGEVKEMFDLIKNQYNKLDILVNNAGIMQNNLLMMTSTESFDHMIDVNLKGTFLCTRYASNIMRKQRSGKIINLSSIIGLNGNAGQTAYSASKAGVVGFTKSAAKELGRYGVTVNAIAPGFIETDLTRDVKEEIREKLIANIALGRSGRPEDVAKVVLFLSSELGNYVSGQVISVDGCQVI is encoded by the coding sequence ATGCTCAAAGACAAAGTAATACTGATCACGGGAGCCAGCCGGGGAATTGGAAGAGCTACAGCATTATTAGCAGCAGAGAACCATGCAACTGTGATCATCAACTACAACGAAAGTAAAAATGGAGCTACTGATCTTGTAGATGAAATTACAGAGAAAGGTTATAAGGCGACCATGGTAAAAGCTGATGTATCTGTTGAGGGCGAAGTAAAGGAGATGTTCGACCTCATCAAAAACCAATACAATAAACTCGACATACTTGTCAATAATGCCGGAATAATGCAAAACAATCTTTTGATGATGACAAGTACAGAGTCCTTTGATCATATGATTGATGTGAATCTGAAAGGAACTTTCCTATGCACCCGATATGCTTCGAACATAATGAGAAAGCAACGATCTGGAAAGATCATTAACCTCTCATCTATAATAGGACTGAATGGAAATGCCGGTCAAACCGCATACTCGGCCAGCAAAGCAGGAGTGGTAGGGTTCACTAAATCTGCAGCAAAAGAACTTGGAAGATATGGAGTTACTGTAAATGCCATTGCACCAGGGTTCATTGAAACTGACCTGACAAGAGATGTGAAAGAAGAAATTCGTGAAAAACTTATAGCTAATATCGCTCTTGGTCGAAGTGGCAGACCGGAAGACGTTGCAAAAGTTGTTCTATTTTTAAGTTCAGAGCTTGGGAATTATGTAAGCGGCCAGGTTATATCTGTTGATGGGTGCCAGGTTATCTGA
- a CDS encoding (R)-citramalate synthase — translation MTLFENIRFLDTTLRDGEQTPGVALKTEEKVWIARKLDDLGVDIIEAGSAITSEGEREAIRAVTAEGLDAEICSYCRIMQQDVDYALECDVDSIHLVAPVSDLHINVKLKKDREALKEMALNATEYAKDHGLIVELSGEDASRADLDFLTDLYKAGVEVGADRVCFCDTVGLLVPEKTTEIFKELSSAIDVPVAIHCHNDFGMAVSNTIAALNGGAKEAHMTINGIGERAGNTALEEVVMVLEWLYKYNTGIKTDELYKTSRLVSRLTGLAVASNKPLVGGNAFTHEAGIHVHGLLADTSTYEPITPESIGRERQIVLGKHAGKSSVTLALKELGLDVDESQLNEIVGRVKELGDHGKRVTDADLQTIAEAVLDIYRESKVKLEEFTVVSGNKAIPTASVRLTVDGKEIVEAGIGDGPVDATFEGIRKAISGFADIQLEEYHVDAITGGTDALVEVLVKLSREGKMVTSRGARTDIILASVEAIINGINQLIQD, via the coding sequence ATTACATTATTCGAAAATATCCGGTTTTTGGACACAACTTTACGAGACGGTGAACAGACACCTGGTGTCGCACTGAAAACAGAAGAGAAAGTCTGGATCGCACGCAAGCTCGACGATCTGGGAGTAGACATCATCGAAGCAGGTTCTGCAATTACTTCAGAGGGCGAGCGCGAAGCAATTCGTGCTGTGACAGCTGAAGGTCTGGACGCAGAGATCTGCAGCTACTGCCGCATTATGCAGCAGGATGTGGACTACGCCTTAGAATGTGATGTGGATTCAATTCACCTCGTGGCACCTGTATCAGACCTTCATATTAATGTGAAGCTCAAGAAAGACAGAGAAGCATTAAAGGAAATGGCATTAAATGCCACCGAATATGCGAAGGACCATGGCCTAATAGTGGAGCTTAGCGGAGAGGATGCATCAAGAGCAGATCTGGATTTCTTAACGGACCTGTACAAGGCAGGTGTGGAAGTAGGTGCTGACAGGGTATGTTTCTGTGACACTGTGGGATTGCTTGTTCCAGAAAAGACGACCGAGATATTCAAAGAACTTTCATCAGCTATCGACGTACCGGTAGCCATCCACTGCCATAATGACTTCGGCATGGCGGTCTCTAACACCATCGCTGCGCTGAACGGTGGTGCAAAAGAAGCACACATGACCATCAATGGCATCGGAGAAAGGGCAGGAAATACTGCGCTTGAAGAAGTAGTGATGGTACTTGAGTGGCTCTACAAATACAACACCGGAATCAAGACCGATGAGCTTTACAAGACCTCAAGACTTGTCAGCCGCCTGACAGGACTGGCTGTAGCATCGAACAAGCCTCTTGTCGGTGGAAATGCATTCACCCACGAGGCAGGTATCCATGTGCATGGATTACTGGCAGATACATCCACATATGAACCGATAACTCCTGAAAGCATCGGACGTGAAAGGCAGATCGTGCTTGGAAAGCATGCAGGCAAGAGCTCAGTGACACTTGCATTAAAGGAACTTGGACTTGATGTGGATGAATCTCAGCTCAATGAGATCGTGGGTCGTGTCAAAGAGTTAGGTGACCACGGCAAACGTGTCACAGATGCAGACCTCCAGACAATCGCTGAAGCTGTGCTTGATATCTACCGCGAATCAAAGGTCAAGCTCGAGGAGTTCACTGTTGTCTCAGGTAACAAGGCAATACCAACCGCTTCCGTGAGGCTTACCGTTGACGGAAAGGAGATCGTGGAAGCAGGTATTGGAGACGGACCTGTGGATGCAACCTTCGAGGGAATTCGCAAAGCCATATCCGGATTTGCTGACATCCAGCTTGAAGAATATCATGTGGATGCCATCACCGGTGGTACCGATGCGCTTGTAGAAGTACTGGTCAAACTTTCCAGGGAAGGAAAGATGGTCACTTCAAGAGGTGCGCGTACAGATATAATCCTGGCATCTGTAGAAGCGATCATAAACGGAATCAACCAGCTGATACAGGACTGA
- a CDS encoding nitroreductase family protein codes for MSATIETIFARRSIREYTEDPVSNNDINTILDCGRWAPSGLNNQPWKFIVIRNEDTINELADCTHYSKIVLQANILIAVYLDQETMYHHDKDVLAIGASIQNMLLACEDLGLGAVWLGEILKKSEQVNAILEVPDSLELMAVLAIGKPVKRERSSTRKALEEITFNEKYGEKWTGDN; via the coding sequence ATGTCAGCTACTATAGAGACCATATTTGCACGCAGAAGCATCAGGGAATACACAGAAGACCCTGTAAGCAACAATGACATCAACACCATCCTGGATTGTGGCAGGTGGGCACCGTCAGGCCTTAACAACCAGCCCTGGAAGTTCATCGTGATCCGTAACGAGGACACCATCAATGAACTGGCAGACTGCACACATTACTCAAAGATAGTCCTGCAGGCAAACATCCTGATAGCAGTATATCTCGATCAGGAGACGATGTATCACCACGACAAGGATGTACTTGCCATCGGTGCTTCCATACAGAACATGCTTCTGGCATGCGAGGACCTTGGACTTGGAGCGGTGTGGCTCGGAGAGATCCTCAAAAAGAGCGAACAGGTAAATGCCATTCTTGAAGTACCGGACAGTCTTGAGCTTATGGCAGTCCTTGCTATCGGCAAGCCGGTGAAAAGAGAACGCTCATCAACAAGGAAAGCTCTCGAGGAGATCACATTCAACGAAAAGTATGGTGAAAAGTGGACAGGAGATAACTAA
- a CDS encoding class I adenylate-forming enzyme family protein, which produces MKLDQYVAKHARETPQRIALEEKSRSISYAHLDEDINTIATEIEDFDQCKFAIFAESGIEYIRALMAVYRSNNIAVPLPVELTESNIQQILDSNRINNIIVTEQQYSRFESTFFDRFSTLIRISKDSSVKNLRKNVISENNNDLLRLVMYTSGTTGAPKGVMLSDENLISNANSIIEVLSITPEDKAAQVISPHHAFGNSIVNSQLVAGGSIAIGGLTFLKSTFELIESGVTIFYGVPSTYRILLKYPSSFQKAFRNVRLAASAGGAMETEITKKIKELNENIEIIPMYGQTEATARLAYVPSEELEEYSDTIGRPIPGVELDVVDDNRNTVEPGITGELIARGKNILIGYLNDEEATRKKIIDGWMYTGDLAQKLPNGYFKLLGRKDDLIKVADHRINPREVEKYIGKNNEVSDVFVVPVDHEYMGNAISLMVIPTEDTEVETLYSFCRKNLPGFLCPLEIILIENLPLSKSGKISNRSIIEAYQNVKTNM; this is translated from the coding sequence ATGAAGCTCGATCAATATGTTGCAAAACATGCCAGAGAAACTCCTCAAAGAATTGCATTGGAAGAAAAAAGCAGATCAATATCCTATGCTCATCTTGATGAAGATATAAACACCATAGCAACAGAAATAGAGGACTTCGATCAATGCAAATTTGCTATCTTCGCCGAATCAGGTATAGAGTACATTCGGGCCTTAATGGCAGTGTATAGATCGAACAACATTGCTGTACCTCTTCCTGTGGAACTTACAGAATCTAATATTCAGCAGATACTGGATAGCAACCGCATAAATAATATTATTGTCACCGAACAACAATATTCAAGATTTGAAAGTACATTCTTTGACCGGTTCAGTACTTTGATCCGGATTTCAAAAGACTCATCCGTGAAAAACTTACGTAAAAATGTAATTAGTGAAAATAATAATGATCTATTACGACTCGTTATGTACACATCCGGAACAACAGGAGCACCAAAAGGTGTCATGTTAAGTGATGAAAACCTGATCTCGAACGCAAATTCCATAATCGAAGTACTCAGCATAACACCTGAAGACAAGGCTGCACAGGTAATTTCTCCACACCATGCTTTTGGAAATTCCATTGTAAATTCCCAATTGGTTGCAGGAGGATCTATAGCGATCGGAGGTCTTACTTTCCTCAAATCGACATTCGAGCTCATAGAATCAGGAGTAACCATATTCTATGGAGTTCCAAGCACATATCGTATCCTTCTAAAATACCCATCCAGCTTCCAGAAAGCATTCAGGAATGTCAGGCTTGCTGCATCCGCAGGCGGAGCCATGGAAACAGAGATCACAAAGAAGATCAAAGAATTGAATGAAAACATTGAGATTATTCCAATGTATGGACAAACAGAAGCAACTGCCAGACTTGCTTATGTTCCATCCGAAGAACTGGAAGAGTATTCCGATACCATCGGAAGACCTATCCCAGGAGTTGAACTTGATGTTGTTGACGATAATAGAAATACGGTAGAACCAGGAATTACAGGAGAATTGATAGCCAGAGGAAAGAACATACTGATAGGTTACCTTAATGATGAAGAAGCTACCCGCAAAAAAATAATCGATGGCTGGATGTATACCGGAGACCTGGCACAAAAACTGCCAAATGGTTACTTCAAATTGTTAGGTCGCAAAGATGACCTGATCAAAGTTGCTGATCATCGTATAAATCCGAGGGAAGTGGAAAAATACATTGGGAAAAACAATGAGGTTTCAGATGTATTTGTCGTGCCGGTAGATCATGAGTATATGGGAAATGCCATCAGTCTTATGGTGATCCCAACGGAAGATACTGAAGTTGAAACACTATATTCGTTTTGCAGGAAGAACCTACCCGGTTTCCTGTGTCCACTGGAAATAATTCTTATCGAAAACTTACCACTAAGCAAAAGTGGAAAAATATCAAACAGGTCCATAATAGAGGCGTATCAAAATGTCAAAACTAATATGTAA
- a CDS encoding acetolactate synthase large subunit encodes MTGKPERMTGARAFVECLYRENVEVLFGYPGGVLLPIYDELYDAHLHHLLVRHEQAAVHAAEGYARATGKVGVCLATSGPGATNLVTGIANAYMDSIPLVAFTGQVPSSMLGNDAFQEANITGITMPITKHNYLVQDAKDLPRIIKEAFHIASTGRPGPVLIDMPKDVTTDEIDFVYPDKVELRGYKPTYKGNSQQIKRAASAIAKSKRPVIYAGGGVIGSDASKELLSFAEKIRAPVTTTLTGIGGFPNDNELYLGMPGMHGTKYANYAIQESDLLIAVGARFDDRVTGKLKSFAPNAKIIHIDIDPAEISKNITVDIPIVGDAKNILKSLLPHVSECDTKEWLDKIAIWKRDFPLHYINREDAIKPQYIIEQINEACPDAIIVTEVGQHQMWAAQYFKYKEPRTFITSGGLGTMGYGFPAAIGAKLGRPDKVVFDVSGDGSFQMNSQEMATIVQNDIPIIIALFNNGYLGMVRQWQALFFEHRYSHTTIEDSVDFVKLAEAYGALGIRVEKPSDVRPAIEKAIEANRPVILDFIVEREENVSPMVPAGAAINEILDLERTQ; translated from the coding sequence ATGACCGGAAAACCAGAAAGAATGACAGGCGCAAGAGCATTCGTCGAGTGCCTGTACAGGGAAAATGTCGAAGTTCTATTCGGATACCCGGGCGGCGTGCTGCTCCCTATCTATGATGAACTCTATGATGCACACCTGCACCATCTACTCGTCAGGCACGAGCAGGCAGCAGTCCATGCAGCCGAAGGATACGCAAGGGCTACAGGAAAGGTAGGCGTCTGCCTGGCAACATCAGGTCCAGGAGCAACAAACCTTGTCACCGGTATCGCAAACGCATACATGGATTCAATTCCACTCGTAGCATTTACAGGACAGGTACCAAGCTCAATGTTAGGTAACGATGCTTTCCAGGAAGCTAACATCACAGGCATCACGATGCCTATCACAAAACACAACTATCTCGTACAGGATGCAAAAGACCTGCCAAGGATAATCAAAGAGGCTTTCCATATCGCCTCCACAGGCAGGCCGGGTCCTGTTCTTATTGATATGCCAAAGGATGTCACAACCGATGAGATCGATTTTGTATATCCTGACAAGGTCGAGCTTCGCGGCTACAAGCCAACATACAAAGGCAACAGCCAGCAGATCAAAAGAGCTGCATCAGCCATCGCAAAATCAAAAAGACCTGTTATCTACGCAGGTGGTGGCGTAATCGGTTCAGATGCAAGCAAGGAACTGCTTTCCTTTGCAGAAAAGATCAGGGCACCTGTCACAACAACACTGACCGGCATAGGCGGTTTCCCCAACGACAATGAACTTTACCTAGGGATGCCCGGAATGCACGGTACAAAGTATGCAAACTATGCGATACAGGAATCAGACCTCCTGATCGCTGTAGGTGCACGTTTTGACGACAGGGTCACAGGAAAGCTCAAGTCATTTGCACCAAATGCAAAGATAATTCACATTGATATCGATCCTGCAGAGATCTCAAAGAACATCACTGTGGACATACCCATCGTTGGAGATGCTAAAAACATCCTCAAGTCACTCCTCCCACATGTTAGCGAATGTGACACAAAGGAATGGCTTGACAAGATCGCCATATGGAAACGCGACTTCCCACTTCATTATATCAACCGGGAAGATGCCATCAAGCCACAGTATATCATCGAGCAGATCAACGAGGCATGTCCTGATGCCATCATTGTAACAGAGGTCGGACAACACCAGATGTGGGCAGCCCAGTACTTCAAGTACAAGGAGCCACGCACATTCATAACCTCTGGCGGACTGGGAACCATGGGATACGGATTCCCCGCAGCTATCGGTGCAAAGCTCGGAAGGCCTGACAAGGTCGTCTTCGACGTTTCCGGTGACGGATCTTTCCAGATGAACTCACAGGAAATGGCAACCATCGTGCAGAACGATATCCCGATCATCATCGCACTGTTCAACAACGGCTATCTTGGAATGGTCAGGCAGTGGCAGGCATTGTTCTTTGAACACCGCTATTCACACACCACAATCGAGGACAGCGTTGACTTCGTCAAACTGGCAGAGGCCTACGGCGCTCTTGGAATTCGTGTTGAGAAGCCATCAGATGTCAGACCTGCAATTGAAAAGGCTATTGAAGCGAACAGGCCTGTGATCCTTGACTTCATCGTCGAGAGGGAAGAGAACGTATCACCAATGGTACCGGCAGGCGCAGCGATCAACGAAATACTTGACCTGGAGAGGACACAATGA
- the mdh gene encoding malate dehydrogenase gives MKKIAVIGSGNVGCATVQRIAELEIGNIVMTDATEGVAKGKALDIIEAAPVLGYDVEILGTSDYSDIEGSDIVVIAAGVARKKGMVRDDLMKVNANIIKEVSEKILLYAPDAIVITVTNPLDIMTYAAQKCTGFDTNRVFGMSGMLDSSRFAAFIAMELGISTKDVSALVLGGHGDSMVALPQYTTVSGVPLPELLPEDTIERLVNRTVNAGTEIVNYLKTGSSFFAPAAAIGSMVESIVNDQKRVIPASSYLQGEYDEEGLYLGVPVILGKNGIEKVIELELTESQKEAFSISADHIRKSILKLQL, from the coding sequence ATGAAAAAAATTGCAGTCATAGGATCAGGTAACGTTGGTTGCGCTACTGTTCAACGTATCGCAGAGCTTGAAATTGGAAATATTGTCATGACCGATGCTACTGAGGGTGTGGCTAAAGGGAAGGCACTTGATATCATTGAGGCTGCCCCCGTTCTCGGCTATGATGTTGAGATACTGGGTACCAGTGATTACTCTGATATTGAAGGTTCTGATATTGTGGTCATTGCCGCAGGAGTTGCACGTAAAAAAGGAATGGTACGTGATGATTTGATGAAGGTCAATGCAAATATCATAAAAGAGGTTTCTGAAAAGATCTTACTATATGCACCAGATGCTATAGTTATCACTGTAACTAATCCACTTGACATCATGACGTATGCTGCACAGAAATGTACCGGATTTGATACAAATAGGGTATTTGGAATGAGCGGGATGCTTGATTCGAGTAGGTTTGCAGCTTTCATTGCTATGGAACTTGGAATTTCTACAAAGGATGTTTCTGCGTTGGTACTTGGTGGGCACGGTGACTCCATGGTCGCATTGCCACAATATACTACAGTATCAGGAGTGCCATTACCTGAACTGCTTCCTGAAGATACGATAGAGAGGCTTGTAAACCGAACTGTCAATGCAGGAACTGAAATTGTCAACTACCTCAAGACAGGTAGTTCCTTCTTTGCTCCTGCAGCAGCCATCGGATCGATGGTGGAATCCATAGTTAATGACCAAAAACGAGTAATTCCAGCATCCTCTTATTTGCAGGGTGAATATGATGAGGAAGGTTTGTATCTGGGAGTACCTGTAATTTTAGGTAAAAATGGCATAGAAAAGGTTATCGAGCTTGAACTGACGGAAAGTCAGAAAGAGGCATTTTCGATATCTGCTGATCATATACGTAAAAGCATATTGAAATTGCAGCTGTGA
- the ilvN gene encoding acetolactate synthase small subunit produces MKHTLAVLVENKYGVLTRVAGLFSRRGFNIDSLAVGITEDPTISRMTIVVRGDEHVLEQVTKQLNKLIEVIRVTDLGADESVERELALIKVNTDASNRAEIIQIVDIFRARIIDVASKSVTIEVTGDANKIKAIQTLLRPFGIKEMARTGKVALTRGSKSS; encoded by the coding sequence ATGAAACATACACTTGCAGTTCTGGTAGAGAACAAATATGGAGTACTGACAAGGGTTGCAGGGCTATTCTCACGTCGTGGATTCAATATTGACAGCCTTGCAGTGGGAATCACTGAAGACCCCACCATCTCAAGGATGACGATTGTTGTTCGCGGTGATGAACATGTGCTTGAGCAGGTCACAAAGCAGCTTAACAAGCTGATCGAAGTCATTCGTGTAACAGACCTTGGCGCTGATGAATCCGTTGAAAGAGAACTGGCACTAATAAAAGTGAATACCGATGCCAGTAACCGTGCTGAGATCATCCAGATAGTGGACATCTTCAGGGCAAGAATCATTGACGTTGCTTCAAAATCAGTTACCATTGAGGTCACAGGAGATGCTAATAAGATAAAGGCGATCCAGACATTGCTGAGACCTTTCGGCATCAAGGAAATGGCAAGGACCGGTAAGGTAGCACTTACAAGAGGTTCTAAAAGTTCATAA